A stretch of the Arvicanthis niloticus isolate mArvNil1 chromosome 17, mArvNil1.pat.X, whole genome shotgun sequence genome encodes the following:
- the LOC117722540 gene encoding sulfotransferase 1C1, with amino-acid sequence MSLEEMKDLHLDEQNLQPETREVNGILMAKITSDNWDKIWNFQAKPDDLLIATYAKAGTTWTQEIVDMIQNDGDVQKCQRANTYDRHPFIEWTLPPPLNSGLDLANKMPSPRTLKTHLPVQMLPPSFWKENSKIIYVARNAKDCLISYYYFSKMNKMLPDPGTLGEYIETFKAGKVLWGSWYDHVKGWWNVKDQHRILYLFYEDMKEDPKREIEKIVKFLEKDISEEVLNKIIYHTSFDIMKQNPMANYTTLPSSIMDHSISPFMRKGMPGDWKNYFTVAQSEDFDEDYRKKMAGSTITFRTEI; translated from the exons ATGTCCTTGGAAGAAATGAAAGACCTCCACCTTGATGAACAGAACCTGCAGCCAGAAACTAGGGAAGTGAATGGAATTCTCATGGCCAAGATTACCAGTGATAACTGGGACAAAATCTGGAACTTCCAAGCAAAGCCTGATGATCTCCTCATTGCTACCTATGCAAAAGCAG GTACCACCTGGACACAGGAAATTGTGGACATGATCCAAAATGATGGGGATGTTCAAAAGTGCCAACGGGCCAACACCTATGACCGACACCCTTTCATTGAGTGGACTTTGCCTCCACCCCTCAACTCAG GTCTGGATCTGGCTAACAAAATGCCTTCACCTAGAACCCTGAAGACTCATCTGCCTGTTCAGATGCTTCCACCTTCCTTCtggaaagaaaactcaaag ATTATCTATGTGGCCAGAAATGCCAAGGACTGCCTGATATCTTACTACTAtttctcaaaaatgaataaaatgctgCCTGACCCTGGTACCCTGGGAGAATACATTGAAACATTCAAAGCTGGAAAAG tGCTATGGGGCTCCTGGTATGACCATGTAAAGGGATGGTGGAATGTGAAAGACCAACACCGTATTCTCTACCTCTTCTATGAAGACATGAAAGAG GACCCTAAAAGGGAAATTGAGAAGATTGTAAAATTCCTGGAAAAAGACATATCAGAGGAAGTTCTAAATAAAATCATCTATCACACCTCCTTTGACATAATGAAGCAGAACCCAATGGCCAACTATACTACTCTACCTTCCAGTATCATGGACCACTCTATATCTCCTTTCATGAGAAAAG GGATGCCTGGAGACTGGAAAAACTACTTTACTGTGGCACAAAGTGAGGATTTTGATGAAGACTACCGGAAGAAGATGGCCGGGAGCACTATTACCTTCCGTACAGAGATCTGA